Proteins co-encoded in one Medicago truncatula cultivar Jemalong A17 chromosome 8, MtrunA17r5.0-ANR, whole genome shotgun sequence genomic window:
- the LOC112418037 gene encoding transcriptional regulator ATRX homolog, translated as MYGGALPVAKSSKTKSKALSKEDYLVEEAPRKSSKRSKNADKDGVAAPKPKRAKTIKTESSTVSASEEVIQKKRNKEPEVHDAAREAALQAIRSRRAKEERSVQERIKEAAEQLRREEEEPSLKKAKKPVSLETPCFRLTPEQEQMAKEVAKAAVIASLAAELEEQTVKEGTALLKEALKGKNVSEAKPSEPASEATRSEAHPSGISSDPKAQFNVQTSNLPSSPSSSSSTDSDDIPLSQYIKQCLPNFKPSKTTPSDILDYDQMQINFSKQRIKICEKLPADHFFQPPIIEPLNIQHLETNPAPQKTSEVASEEVTSEDPQQHQTSTLHNLEKHLGDEMQPTPTKASKTVLEKTVLENQQSNPQPETSTIQEQNVPEQTVPEQVASDLPQTNLEQQTENLNQSPTHNETIPEQHTTSDQPSPSHTTSIPEPLPIPEPIPILYNILESEFIDEELQRISDEIQGLILLRKVPSLSIHYEDQWMNLKADLKKDFAELLDLISEKCITTQAEVLKKHMEDLHSAEKEKEKDSLLLLANAPFFQRVTMSQEVTEFFKG; from the exons ATGTATGGAGGAGCTCTTCCTGTTGCCAAGAGCAGTAAGACAAAGAGCAAAGCCTTATCCAAGGAAGATTACTTGGTAGAAGAAGCTCCAAGAAAATCTTCTAAGAGATCAAAAAATGCTGATAAGGATGGTGTTGCAGCACCTAAACCCAAGAGAGCTAAAACTATCAAGACTGAAAGTTCGACTGTTTCTGCTTCTGAGGAAGTTATTCAGAAGAAGAGAAACAAAGAGCCAGAGGTTCACGATGCTGCtagggaagctgctcttcaagCTATCAGAAGCAGAAGAGCTAAGGAAGAAAGAAGTGTTCAGGAGCGAATCAAGGAAGCTGCTGAACAGTTAAGAAGGGAAGAAGAGGAGCCTAGTCTGAAGAAGGCTAAGAAGCCTGTGTCATTGGAGACACCTTGCTTTAGACTCACCCCTGAGCAAGAACAAATGGCTAAGGAAGTTGCT aaagctgctgtGATTGCTTCTCTAGCTGCTGAACTTGAAGAACAAACAGTTAAGGAAGGAACTGCTTTGTTAAAAGAAGCACTGAAAGGTAAGAACGTTTCAGAAGCAAAACCTTCAGAACCAGCATCAGAAGCTACTAGATCAGAAGCTCATCCTTCAGGTATTTCTTCAGATCCAAAAGCTCAATTCAATGTTCAGACTTCTAACCTTCCATcatcaccctcatcatcatcctccACTGACTCAGATGACATTCCTCTGAGTCAGTACATAAAACAATGTCTACCAAACTTCAAACCTTCAAAAACAACCCCTTCTGATATCCTAGACTATGATCAAATGCAGATCAATTTCTCTAAACAGAGGATAAAAATCTGTGAGAAATTGCCTGCTGATCATTTCTTCCAACCACCTATCATCGAACCGTTAAATATCCAACACCTAGAAACCAATCCAGCACCACAAAAaacctctgaagtagcttcagaagAAGTCACTTCAGAAGACCCCCAACAACATCAAACCTCAACCCTTCATAACCTAGAAAAACACTTAGGAGATGAGATGCAACCAACccctacaaaggcctctaaaacAGTCCTTGAAAAGACTGTCTTAGAAAATCAACAATCAAACCCCCAACCTGAAACCTCAACCATCCAAGAGCAAaatgttcctgaacaaactgttcctgaacaagttgcCTCTGACCTACCCCAAACTAATCTTGAACAACAAACAGAAAATCTTAACCAATCACCAACTCATAATGAAACTATTCCTGAACAACACACTACTTCTGACCAACCATCTCCATCTCATACAACATCCATTCCAGAACCTTTACCCATTCCAGAACCTATACCCATTCTATATAACATTCTAGAGTCTGAATTCATTGATGAAGAGCTTCAAAGGATCAGTGATGAAATTCAAGGACTTATTCTTCTTAGAAAAGTGCCTTCACTTTCAATTCACTATGAAGATCAATGGATGAATCTGAAAGCTGATTTGAAGAAAGATTTTGCTGAGTTGCTGGATCTAATAAGTGAAAAATGCATAACAACTCAAGCTGAAGTGCTTAAGAAGCATATGGAAGATCTTCACTCagctgagaaagagaaagagaaagactCTCTACTTCTGTTAGCTAATGCTCCCTTTTTCCAGAGAGTGACTATGTCTCAAGAGGTGACAGAATTTTTCAAGGGATGA